The following proteins come from a genomic window of Pseudomonas sp. Z8(2022):
- a CDS encoding PA0069 family radical SAM protein, whose protein sequence is MPAPIPPRGRGTASNPHNRFAPTRSQQEDDGWYQDATPLSRATEVRREKAKTAITRNSSPDVGFDRSVNPYRGCEHGCIYCFARPSHAYWDLSPGIDFETRLIAKTNLAERLEEQLQKPGYVPQPIALGINTDAYQPIERELRLTRQALEILLRYKHPLHIITKGSLILRDLDLLGELASHNLVSVAFSLTTLDDELKRIMEPRTAAPAARLRAMRTLHEAGVPVSVMCAPMIPMINDMELEQLLEAARDAGARSAGYVLLRLPLEIADLFEEWLRVHFPERAEHVMSLIRQSRGGKNYDSRFGSRMRGEGQFADLLQQRFRLARRKLGLDRRDSFALDCSQFCPPGAQLSLL, encoded by the coding sequence ATGCCTGCCCCCATTCCTCCACGCGGCCGCGGCACCGCCAGCAACCCGCACAACCGTTTCGCCCCGACCCGGTCGCAGCAGGAAGACGACGGCTGGTACCAGGACGCAACGCCGCTGAGCCGCGCTACCGAAGTACGCAGGGAAAAGGCGAAAACGGCGATCACTCGCAACAGCTCGCCGGATGTCGGCTTCGACCGCTCGGTGAACCCCTACCGGGGTTGCGAACACGGCTGCATCTACTGTTTTGCCAGACCGTCTCATGCGTATTGGGACCTGTCGCCGGGCATCGACTTCGAAACCCGCCTGATCGCCAAGACCAATCTGGCCGAGCGCCTCGAAGAGCAGTTGCAGAAACCCGGTTACGTGCCGCAGCCGATCGCCCTGGGCATCAATACCGATGCCTATCAGCCGATCGAGCGCGAGCTGCGCCTGACCCGTCAGGCTCTGGAAATCCTGCTGCGTTACAAGCACCCGCTGCACATCATCACCAAGGGCTCGCTGATCCTGCGTGACCTCGATCTGCTCGGCGAACTGGCCAGCCATAACCTGGTCAGCGTGGCGTTCAGCCTGACCACTCTGGACGACGAGCTGAAACGCATCATGGAACCGCGCACCGCCGCGCCCGCCGCACGCCTGCGTGCCATGCGCACGCTGCATGAGGCCGGCGTACCGGTGAGCGTGATGTGCGCGCCGATGATTCCGATGATCAACGATATGGAGCTCGAACAGCTGCTCGAAGCCGCACGCGACGCCGGCGCGCGTTCAGCGGGTTACGTGCTGTTGCGCCTGCCGCTGGAAATCGCCGATCTGTTCGAAGAGTGGCTGCGAGTGCATTTTCCCGAGCGTGCCGAACACGTGATGAGCCTGATCCGCCAGAGCCGCGGCGGCAAGAACTACGACAGCCGCTTTGGCAGCCGCATGCGTGGCGAGGGCCAGTTCGCCGATCTGCTGCAGCAGCGTTTCCGTCTGGCGCGGCGCAAGCTCGGTCTGGACCGCCGCGACAGCTTCGCCCTGGACTGCTCGCAGTTCTGCCCGCCCGGTGCGCAATTGAGCCTGCTCTGA
- a CDS encoding bile acid:sodium symporter family protein — translation MFLRRLLPDAFTMTLIAVVLAATLLPASGQIATIFEWITNLAIALLFFMHGAKLSRQAILAGAGHWRLHLLVFACTFILFPLLGLALKPALEPLLGKELYLGMLYLCALPATVQSAIAFTSLARGNIPAAICSAAASSLLGIFVTPLLVALLMGVHGDNGSTLDAIGKISLQLLLPFVLGQIAQRWIGGWVNRNKSWLKYVDQSSILLVVYTAFSAAVIGGLWQQVPMTTLLLVIAACCVLLTLTLLSTHLLGKWLGFNLEDRITIIFCGSKKSLATGVPMAQVLFAGGAIGVLILPLMLFHQIQLMVCAVLAQRYSRRPEAEVISGQTVS, via the coding sequence ATGTTTCTGCGCCGCCTGTTGCCCGATGCCTTCACCATGACCCTGATCGCCGTGGTACTCGCCGCCACGCTGCTGCCTGCCAGCGGCCAGATCGCGACGATCTTCGAGTGGATCACCAATCTGGCCATCGCCCTGCTGTTTTTCATGCACGGCGCCAAGCTGTCACGCCAGGCGATCCTCGCCGGCGCTGGGCACTGGCGCCTGCACCTGCTGGTATTCGCTTGCACCTTCATTCTCTTCCCTCTGCTCGGCCTGGCGCTCAAGCCGGCGCTGGAGCCATTGCTGGGCAAGGAGCTGTATCTGGGCATGCTCTACCTGTGCGCCCTGCCGGCCACGGTGCAGTCGGCCATCGCCTTCACCTCGCTGGCACGCGGCAACATCCCGGCAGCGATCTGCAGCGCGGCGGCCTCCAGCCTGCTCGGCATCTTCGTCACCCCGCTGCTGGTGGCCTTGCTGATGGGCGTGCACGGCGACAATGGTTCGACCCTCGATGCCATCGGCAAGATCAGCCTGCAGCTGCTGTTGCCGTTCGTTCTTGGCCAGATCGCCCAGCGCTGGATCGGCGGCTGGGTCAACAGGAACAAGAGCTGGCTGAAATACGTCGATCAGAGTTCGATCCTGCTGGTGGTCTACACCGCCTTCAGCGCCGCAGTGATTGGCGGTCTGTGGCAGCAGGTGCCGATGACCACCCTGCTGCTGGTGATTGCTGCCTGCTGCGTGTTGCTGACCCTCACACTGCTGTCCACTCACCTGCTCGGCAAGTGGCTGGGTTTCAATCTGGAAGACCGTATCACCATCATCTTCTGCGGCTCGAAGAAGAGCCTGGCCACCGGCGTGCCCATGGCCCAGGTGCTGTTCGCCGGCGGCGCCATCGGCGTACTGATCCTGCCGCTGATGCTGTTCCATCAGATTCAGCTGATGGTCTGCGCGGTGCTGGCGCAGCGTTATTCGCGTCGCCCGGAGGCCGAGGTGATCAGCGGCCAGACGGTTTCCTGA
- a CDS encoding AraC family transcriptional regulator codes for MSPNRHPATVYRSLPELASLPRPLYGRVESLTNRALTFRHTHPWVQLSYAIAGVLEVQTAGARFVAPPQRAVWVPAGVEHRVFSSPRTEMRSLYIDGSAVAWGPDACRVLAVSPLLRELIRRFSDLPAEYDEQGAPGRLATVLLDELRAAPEVALVLPLPQDARLREVCRGLEDANLRQLGLGEWGQRLGVSEKTLSRLFLRETGLSFRAWRQRQRLLDALTPLEQGERVTDVALACGYDSLSAFIAAFRRQFGATPGEFFRE; via the coding sequence GTGTCGCCAAACAGACATCCCGCCACGGTCTACCGCAGCCTGCCCGAACTGGCGAGCCTGCCCAGGCCGCTCTACGGCCGCGTCGAGTCGCTGACCAACCGCGCGCTGACCTTTCGCCACACCCATCCCTGGGTGCAGTTGTCCTATGCCATTGCCGGAGTGCTCGAGGTGCAGACCGCCGGTGCGCGTTTCGTCGCCCCGCCGCAGCGTGCGGTATGGGTGCCGGCTGGCGTCGAGCACCGCGTATTCAGCTCGCCGCGCACCGAGATGCGCAGCCTGTACATCGATGGCAGCGCGGTAGCCTGGGGGCCGGATGCATGTCGGGTGCTGGCGGTCAGTCCATTGCTGCGCGAGCTGATCCGCCGCTTCAGCGATCTGCCAGCCGAGTACGACGAGCAGGGCGCGCCGGGCAGATTGGCGACGGTGCTGCTGGATGAACTGCGCGCCGCGCCGGAAGTGGCGCTGGTGCTGCCGCTGCCGCAGGACGCGCGGCTGCGCGAGGTGTGCCGGGGGCTGGAGGATGCCAACCTGCGCCAGCTCGGCCTGGGTGAATGGGGCCAGCGCCTGGGCGTTTCGGAAAAGACCCTGAGTCGGCTGTTCCTGCGCGAGACGGGCTTGAGCTTTCGTGCCTGGCGCCAGCGCCAGCGCCTGCTCGATGCGCTGACGCCACTGGAGCAGGGCGAGCGTGTCACCGATGTGGCGCTGGCATGCGGCTATGACTCGCTATCGGCCTTTATCGCCGCCTTTCGTCGCCAGTTCGGCGCAACGCCCGGGGAGTTCTTTCGCGAGTAG
- a CDS encoding YheV family putative zinc ribbon protein has product MSDDPVNSTPKRFIAGAVCPACSETDSIKMWNVDGVPHRECVKCGYADTLDARGNSVPRELPTRVNVSGLKPKAANPNVQAVQFFPNPKLKKPSE; this is encoded by the coding sequence ATGAGCGATGATCCTGTGAACAGCACACCGAAACGCTTCATCGCCGGCGCCGTATGCCCGGCGTGCAGCGAAACCGACAGCATCAAGATGTGGAACGTCGACGGCGTGCCGCACCGCGAATGCGTCAAGTGTGGCTATGCCGACACCCTCGACGCACGCGGCAACTCGGTGCCCAGGGAGCTGCCGACACGGGTCAACGTCAGCGGCCTTAAACCCAAGGCCGCCAATCCCAATGTGCAGGCGGTACAGTTCTTCCCCAATCCCAAGCTGAAAAAACCCAGCGAATAA
- the prlC gene encoding oligopeptidase A encodes MTANNPLLQDFDLPPYSQIKPEHVEPAVDQILADSRAAIAELLEQQQANPSWDGLVLALDELGARLGRAWSPVSHLNAVCNSPELRAAYEACLPKLSEYWTEMGQNKPLFEAYDQLAKSPAAADFDVAQKTILEHALRDFRLSGIDLPTEQQKRYGEIQMRLSELTSKFSNQLLDATQAWTRHISDEARLAGLTDSAKAQMKQAAEAKGLDGWLITLEFPSYYAVMTYADDRALREEVYAAYCTRASDQGPNAGQNDNGPLMAEILDLRQELARLLGFANYSELSLASKMAESTDQVLSFLRDLAVRSKPFAEQDLAELKAFAAEQGLDDLQSWDVGYYSEKLRQQRYSISQEEVRAWFPIDKVLTGLFAIVQKLYGIEIRELKDFDTWHPDVRLFEIQENGQHVGRFFFDLYARANKRGGAWMDGARDKRRDVQGKLIAPVANLVCNFTPPVGGKPALLTHDEVTTLFHEFGHGLHHLLTRVEHAGASGINGVAWDAVELPSQFMENWCWEPEGLALISGHYETGEALPQAMLDKMLAAKNFQSGLMMVRQLEFSLFDFELHATHGDGRSVLDVLESVRDEVSVLRPPAYNRFANGFAHIFAGGYAAGYYSYKWAEVLSADAFSKFEEEGVFNADTGRAFREAILARGGSQEPMMLFVDFRGREPSIDALLRHLGLSQEAA; translated from the coding sequence GTGACCGCGAACAACCCCCTGCTGCAAGACTTCGATCTGCCGCCCTACTCGCAGATCAAACCGGAACACGTTGAGCCCGCCGTCGACCAGATCCTCGCGGACAGCCGCGCCGCCATCGCCGAGCTGCTCGAGCAGCAGCAGGCCAATCCGAGCTGGGACGGCCTGGTGCTGGCACTGGACGAACTGGGCGCGCGCCTGGGCCGTGCCTGGAGCCCGGTCAGCCACCTCAACGCCGTGTGCAACAGCCCCGAGCTGCGCGCCGCCTACGAGGCCTGCCTGCCCAAGCTGTCGGAATACTGGACCGAAATGGGCCAGAACAAGCCGCTGTTCGAGGCCTATGACCAACTGGCCAAGAGCCCGGCGGCCGCCGATTTCGACGTGGCGCAGAAGACCATTCTCGAACACGCGCTGCGCGATTTCCGTCTCTCCGGCATCGATCTGCCGACCGAGCAGCAGAAGCGCTACGGCGAGATCCAGATGCGCCTGTCGGAGCTGACCAGCAAGTTTTCCAACCAGCTGCTCGACGCCACCCAGGCCTGGACCAGGCACATCAGCGACGAAGCGCGCCTGGCCGGCCTGACCGACTCGGCCAAGGCGCAGATGAAGCAGGCGGCCGAGGCCAAGGGCCTGGACGGCTGGCTGATCACCCTGGAATTCCCCAGCTACTACGCGGTGATGACCTACGCCGACGACCGCGCCCTGCGTGAAGAGGTCTACGCCGCCTACTGCACCCGCGCCTCCGACCAGGGGCCGAACGCCGGACAGAACGACAACGGCCCGCTGATGGCCGAAATCCTCGACCTGCGCCAGGAGCTGGCGCGCCTGCTCGGTTTCGCCAACTACAGCGAGCTGAGCCTGGCCAGCAAGATGGCCGAAAGCACCGATCAGGTGCTGAGCTTCCTGCGCGACCTCGCCGTGCGCAGCAAACCCTTCGCCGAGCAGGACCTGGCCGAGCTGAAAGCCTTTGCCGCCGAGCAGGGCCTGGATGACCTGCAAAGTTGGGATGTCGGCTACTACAGCGAGAAACTGCGTCAGCAGCGCTACAGCATTTCCCAGGAAGAGGTTCGCGCCTGGTTCCCCATCGACAAGGTACTGACCGGCCTGTTCGCCATCGTGCAGAAGCTCTATGGCATCGAGATTCGCGAGCTGAAGGACTTCGACACCTGGCACCCGGACGTACGCCTGTTCGAGATTCAGGAGAACGGCCAGCACGTCGGCCGCTTCTTCTTCGACCTCTACGCCCGCGCCAACAAGCGCGGCGGCGCCTGGATGGACGGCGCGCGCGACAAGCGCCGCGACGTTCAGGGCAAGCTGATCGCCCCGGTAGCCAACCTGGTGTGCAACTTCACCCCGCCGGTAGGCGGCAAGCCGGCGCTGCTCACCCACGACGAGGTCACCACCCTGTTCCACGAGTTCGGCCATGGTCTGCATCACCTGCTGACCCGCGTCGAGCACGCCGGCGCCTCCGGCATCAACGGTGTGGCCTGGGACGCCGTCGAGCTGCCCAGCCAGTTCATGGAGAACTGGTGCTGGGAGCCGGAAGGCCTGGCGCTGATCTCCGGTCACTACGAGACGGGCGAAGCGCTGCCGCAGGCCATGCTGGACAAGATGCTGGCCGCGAAGAACTTCCAGTCCGGCCTGATGATGGTGCGCCAGCTGGAATTCTCCCTGTTCGACTTCGAACTGCATGCCACCCACGGCGACGGCCGCAGTGTGCTGGATGTGCTCGAAAGCGTGCGCGACGAGGTCTCGGTGCTGCGCCCGCCAGCCTACAACCGCTTCGCCAACGGCTTCGCGCATATCTTCGCCGGTGGCTATGCGGCCGGTTACTACAGCTACAAATGGGCCGAGGTGCTGAGCGCCGATGCCTTCTCGAAATTCGAGGAAGAAGGCGTGTTCAACGCCGACACCGGCCGCGCGTTCCGCGAGGCCATCCTCGCCCGCGGCGGCTCGCAGGAGCCGATGATGCTGTTCGTAGACTTCCGTGGTCGTGAGCCGAGCATCGACGCCCTGTTACGCCACCTCGGCCTGAGTCAGGAGGCAGCATGA
- a CDS encoding gamma carbonic anhydrase family protein: protein MAIRSYQQHRPQLGARAFVDASAVVIGDVVLGDDSSVWPMTVIRGDMHRIRIGARTSVQDGSVLHITHAGPFNPEGYPLIIGDDVTVGHKVTLHGCTLGNRILVGMGSIVMDGAVVEDEVIIGAGSLVPPGKRLESGYLYVGSPVKQARALTDKERSFFSYTAGNYVKLKDLHLVEGYADV, encoded by the coding sequence GTGGCCATTCGCAGTTACCAGCAACACCGCCCTCAATTGGGCGCGCGTGCCTTCGTTGACGCCTCCGCAGTGGTCATCGGCGACGTGGTACTGGGTGATGACAGCTCGGTCTGGCCGATGACCGTGATCCGCGGCGACATGCACCGCATCCGCATCGGCGCGCGCACCAGCGTGCAGGACGGCAGCGTGCTGCACATCACCCACGCCGGACCCTTCAACCCGGAAGGCTATCCGCTGATCATCGGTGACGATGTTACCGTCGGGCACAAGGTCACCCTGCACGGCTGCACCCTGGGCAACCGCATCCTGGTCGGCATGGGCAGCATCGTCATGGACGGCGCGGTGGTCGAGGACGAGGTGATCATCGGCGCCGGCTCCCTGGTGCCGCCGGGCAAGCGCCTGGAAAGTGGCTACCTGTACGTCGGCAGCCCGGTAAAACAGGCACGGGCACTGACCGACAAGGAGCGCAGCTTCTTCAGCTACACGGCCGGCAACTACGTGAAACTCAAGGATCTGCATCTGGTCGAGGGCTATGCCGACGTCTGA
- a CDS encoding HAD family hydrolase gives MHHSVILFDLDGTLTDPREGITRSVQYALAKLGIDEPDLTALEHFIGPPLLQCFMATYALDEATGWQAVNHYRERFRVTGLYENRVFEGVEALLGALVAQGRTLYIATSKPTVFAEEIARHFGFNRYFKRIYGSELDGTRTNKVELLAHLLESEKLQPDSALMIGDRKHDLIGARSNGMQAVAVGYGFGSREELLGEAPAFHFETLEEMRRAFLPGV, from the coding sequence ATGCACCATAGCGTCATTCTCTTCGACCTCGACGGCACACTCACCGACCCGCGTGAGGGCATCACCCGTTCGGTGCAGTATGCGCTGGCCAAGCTGGGCATCGATGAGCCCGATCTGACCGCGCTGGAGCATTTCATTGGCCCGCCGCTGCTGCAGTGTTTCATGGCGACCTATGCGCTGGACGAGGCTACCGGCTGGCAGGCGGTCAATCATTATCGCGAGCGCTTCCGGGTAACCGGCCTGTACGAGAATCGCGTGTTCGAGGGTGTCGAGGCGCTGCTCGGGGCGCTGGTGGCGCAGGGGCGTACGCTGTATATCGCGACCAGCAAACCGACGGTATTTGCCGAGGAAATCGCCCGGCACTTCGGTTTCAACCGCTACTTCAAGCGCATCTATGGCAGCGAGCTGGACGGCACCCGTACCAACAAGGTGGAGCTGCTGGCGCATCTGCTGGAGTCGGAGAAATTGCAGCCGGATTCGGCGCTGATGATCGGCGATCGCAAGCACGACCTGATCGGCGCACGCAGCAATGGCATGCAGGCGGTAGCGGTGGGTTACGGTTTCGGTAGCCGCGAGGAATTGCTCGGCGAGGCGCCGGCCTTTCATTTCGAGACGCTGGAGGAGATGCGCCGGGCATTTCTGCCCGGCGTCTAG
- a CDS encoding DUF1161 domain-containing protein, whose amino-acid sequence MQRLIPALALMLLAGGALAAPKPCEELKQEIEVKIQANNVPSYTLEIVPTDEVQDQSMVVGSCDGGTRKIIYQRND is encoded by the coding sequence ATGCAACGACTGATTCCCGCCCTGGCCCTGATGCTCCTGGCCGGCGGCGCACTGGCTGCGCCCAAGCCCTGCGAGGAACTCAAGCAGGAAATCGAAGTGAAGATTCAGGCCAACAACGTGCCCAGCTACACCCTGGAAATCGTGCCCACCGACGAAGTTCAGGATCAGAGCATGGTCGTCGGCAGCTGCGACGGCGGCACCAGGAAGATCATCTATCAGCGCAACGACTGA
- a CDS encoding aminopeptidase: MPNACPVDLLRRFAVPLLVLLLGGCSTMDYYAHLGQGQWQLLSARQPITQLLEDPATDADLARRLALSQQARDFASTQLHLPENRSYRLYADLGRPFVVWNVFATPEFSLDPELHCFPVAGCVAYRGYYQQGRARGAAALLRQQGLDTYIGGVEAYSTLGWFDDPLLNTMLRWSDERFIAVIFHELAHQQYYLPGDTAFNESFATFVEREGLRQWHAARGETAPAGDDRQRQQFVELVLASRERLQQLYASNLPEHAMRSAKQAEFERLRRDYRTLRQRQWGGQGRYDAWIEGPLNNAKLLPFGLYDQWVPAFAALFRREGSDWQAFYAAVAALGRLPEADRLSRLESLMQGN, encoded by the coding sequence ATGCCCAACGCCTGCCCTGTCGACCTGCTGCGCCGCTTTGCGGTTCCCCTGCTCGTTCTGCTGCTGGGCGGCTGTTCGACGATGGATTACTACGCCCATCTCGGCCAGGGCCAGTGGCAGTTGCTGAGTGCTCGCCAGCCAATCACACAGCTGCTCGAAGACCCTGCCACCGATGCCGATCTGGCCAGACGCCTGGCGCTGAGCCAGCAGGCGCGGGACTTCGCCAGCACGCAATTGCACCTCCCTGAGAATCGCAGCTACCGGCTGTACGCCGACCTCGGTCGCCCCTTCGTGGTGTGGAACGTGTTCGCCACACCGGAGTTCTCCCTCGACCCGGAACTGCACTGCTTTCCCGTCGCCGGCTGCGTCGCCTATCGCGGCTACTACCAACAGGGCCGAGCACGCGGCGCTGCCGCATTGCTGCGCCAGCAAGGCCTGGATACCTACATCGGCGGCGTGGAGGCCTATTCGACGCTGGGCTGGTTCGACGATCCGCTGCTCAACACCATGCTGCGCTGGAGTGACGAGCGCTTCATCGCGGTGATCTTCCACGAGCTGGCGCACCAGCAGTACTACCTGCCGGGCGATACCGCCTTCAACGAATCCTTCGCCACCTTCGTCGAGCGCGAAGGCCTGCGTCAGTGGCATGCCGCACGCGGGGAAACCGCGCCGGCCGGCGACGACCGCCAGCGCCAGCAGTTCGTCGAACTGGTGCTGGCCAGCCGCGAGCGCCTGCAGCAGCTCTATGCCAGCAACCTGCCGGAGCACGCCATGCGCTCAGCCAAGCAGGCCGAGTTCGAGCGCCTGCGCCGCGACTACCGCACCCTGCGCCAGCGCCAATGGGGCGGCCAGGGCCGCTATGACGCCTGGATCGAAGGCCCGCTGAACAACGCCAAGCTGCTGCCCTTCGGGCTCTACGATCAATGGGTGCCGGCGTTCGCGGCACTGTTCAGGCGGGAGGGAAGTGACTGGCAGGCGTTCTACGCTGCCGTGGCCGCGCTCGGTCGGCTGCCGGAAGCCGATCGCCTGAGCCGGTTGGAAAGCCTGATGCAGGGCAACTAG
- a CDS encoding OsmC family protein gives MKKTASAHWQGGIKDGKGTISTQSGVLKDSPYGFNTRFEDKPGTNPEELIGAAHAGCFSMALSKELGEAGMTAESIDTQAQVTLDKVEGGFEISAVHLSLRAKIPGADRAAFEKAVETAKTGCPVSKVLNATITLEAVLEN, from the coding sequence ATGAAGAAGACAGCTTCGGCCCACTGGCAGGGCGGCATCAAGGACGGCAAGGGCACCATCTCCACCCAGAGCGGCGTGCTCAAGGACTCCCCTTACGGCTTCAATACCCGCTTCGAGGACAAGCCCGGCACCAACCCCGAAGAGCTGATCGGCGCAGCCCATGCCGGCTGTTTCTCCATGGCCCTGTCCAAGGAGCTGGGCGAGGCCGGAATGACCGCCGAGAGCATCGACACCCAGGCGCAAGTGACTCTGGACAAGGTCGAGGGTGGTTTCGAGATCAGTGCGGTGCATCTGTCGCTGCGGGCGAAGATCCCCGGCGCCGACCGCGCCGCCTTCGAGAAGGCCGTGGAAACCGCCAAGACCGGCTGCCCGGTGTCGAAGGTGCTCAACGCCACGATCACCCTGGAAGCGGTGCTGGAAAACTGA
- a CDS encoding LLM class flavin-dependent oxidoreductase, translated as MSRLASIKLSTLDLAPIRDDGDAAQALHNSLALARHVESLGFERFWVAEHHNMDGIASSATSVLIGYLAAGTSTIRLGAGGVMLPNHAPLVIAEQFGTLATLYPGRIELGLGRAPGADQYTAHALRRSRDGSADDFPNDVEELQAYLGPRQENQRVIAMPGTGTNVPIWLLGSSLFSARLAGMKGLPYAFASHFAPRYMHEAIRIYRNHFRPSEVLDKPYVMLGVPLLAADSDEQAQYLATSAFQRILALVRGQSLVQRPPVPSMEGLWLPHERQAVSEFLGLAAIGGPETVRQRLEQLLEQTEADELIFTCDLYDFADRLHAFDILAELQRN; from the coding sequence ATGAGCCGACTGGCCTCCATCAAGCTCTCCACCCTCGACCTGGCGCCGATCCGCGATGACGGCGACGCCGCCCAGGCCCTGCACAATTCGCTGGCACTGGCACGACACGTCGAAAGCCTCGGTTTCGAGCGCTTCTGGGTTGCCGAGCACCACAACATGGACGGCATCGCCAGTTCCGCCACCTCCGTGCTGATCGGCTACCTCGCCGCCGGCACCTCGACGATCCGCCTCGGCGCCGGCGGCGTGATGCTGCCCAACCATGCCCCACTGGTGATCGCCGAACAGTTCGGCACCCTCGCCACCCTTTATCCAGGGCGAATCGAGCTGGGCCTTGGGCGCGCGCCCGGTGCCGACCAGTACACCGCCCACGCCCTGCGCCGCAGCCGCGATGGTAGCGCCGACGACTTCCCCAATGACGTCGAGGAACTGCAGGCCTACCTCGGCCCACGCCAGGAAAACCAGCGGGTGATCGCCATGCCCGGCACCGGCACCAACGTGCCGATCTGGCTGCTCGGCTCCAGCCTGTTCAGCGCACGGCTCGCTGGAATGAAGGGGCTGCCCTACGCCTTCGCCTCGCACTTCGCACCGCGCTATATGCACGAGGCGATCCGCATCTACCGCAATCACTTCCGTCCCTCGGAGGTGCTGGACAAGCCCTATGTGATGCTCGGCGTACCGCTGCTGGCGGCCGACAGCGACGAGCAGGCGCAGTATCTGGCCACCTCGGCGTTCCAGCGCATTCTCGCACTGGTCCGCGGCCAGAGCCTGGTGCAGCGCCCGCCCGTACCCAGCATGGAAGGTCTGTGGCTGCCTCATGAACGCCAGGCCGTCAGCGAGTTTCTCGGCCTGGCCGCCATCGGCGGGCCAGAGACCGTACGCCAGCGTCTCGAGCAGCTGCTGGAACAAACCGAGGCGGACGAACTGATCTTCACCTGCGATCTGTATGACTTCGCCGACCGCCTGCATGCCTTCGACATCCTTGCCGAGTTGCAGCGCAACTGA